From Syngnathus typhle isolate RoL2023-S1 ecotype Sweden linkage group LG13, RoL_Styp_1.0, whole genome shotgun sequence, a single genomic window includes:
- the LOC133165501 gene encoding nucleolar protein 9, which translates to MPEVEKPLKRGDKKRAQEADHAGERKRKKLQDESKTEGDGGKKRLDSATVGYYRRVGEKLQEDFEHAEDRDVFLKNVLSEVKGEASVVAMNSTGSITLQRLFEQSSPDQVAEVMAELAGEFKGVCCDRCGGHVVESALRKVASSAAKEEEEESEDALVVQVLSLSQVVRDNSAEFLQHVYGSHVVRTLLHVLAGCLGPPRIPSRPAAKDRHVSPQLVDFEIPTSFWYELKSLTEALMVNVKLSITNLQSSAVFQTMLTVCHRKRPKLCKRLIKDIMEYLKSCPAAPGVSPLLVFLKDQTSSRLVDTVIQLSSKSPLQDLYKNELKGQLVELALHPIANFPVQRLTAASAKLKLFPKLFDELVQGVEAILAAGHMGVIVQLAESCAEAEERQAELMQCLLTAFHCAEPGSRHVHCLPLFMSLLTYDVYYHSDTAEGGVQTEVPLSSICYHGSLLVQALAKFQERSILFDSLRTLTPADLLTLASNSFGGHVLQALITTCSDKARGKILKRLEGHFGQMACSKVGSRVLEAIWSSASVSHRQKIAEELVSNEHQLRSDQFARHVWAKFALSHFGNRMKNWMEIQTGQLNKRALFSDILD; encoded by the exons ATGCCAGAGGTCGAGAAGCCATTGAAAAGAGGTGATAAGAAGAGAGCCCAGGAAGCAGACCATGCAGGAGAACGCAAGAGGAAAAAACTTCAAGATGAGTCAAAGACAGAAGGAGATGGCGGAAAAAAGCGACTGGATAGTGCCACCGTTGGCTATTACCGGCGTGTTGGAGAAAAACTGCAAGAAGACTTTGAACATGCTGAGGACAGAG atgtgtttttaaaaaatgttctgAGCGAAGTCAAAGGTGAAGCGAGCGTGGTGGCAATGAATAGCACCGGGAGCATCACGCTGCAGCGCCTGTTTGAGCAGTCGAGCCCTGATCAGGTGGCAGAAGTAATGGCTGAACTGGCTGGAGAATTCAAAGGCGTCTGTTGTGACCGTTGTGGCGGCCATGTTGTGGAGAGTGCACTCAGAAAGGTGGCCTCCTCGGCAG caaaagaagaagaagaggagagtgAGGATGCTCTGGTGGTCCAAGTGTTATCCTTAAGTCAGGTGGTGAGAGACAACAGCGCAGAGTTCCTCCAACATGTCTACGGTTCTCACGTCGTCCGCACACTTTTGCATGTGCTGGCGGGCTGCCTGGGACCTCCCCGCATCCCGTCACGTccag CCGCAAAAGACCGCCATGTTTCTCCTCAGTTGGTTGACTTTGAGATTCCTACATCTTTTTGGTATGAGCTGAAAAGCCTCACAGAGGCTTTGATGGTCAACGTTAAAC TAAGCATCACAAACTTGCAGTCCAGTGCGGTATTCCAGACCATGCTGACTGTATGTCACAGGAAACGGCCCAAACTTTGTAAGCGGCTAATCAAGGACATCATGGAATACTTGAAAAGTTGCCCCGCTGCTCCAGGAGTTAG TCCGCTCCTGGTATTCCTGAAGGACCAGACTTCCAGTCGCCTTGTTGATACCGTTATTCAGCTGTCCTCCAAATCTCCTCTGCAAGACCTTTACAAGAATGAGCTCAAGGGTCAGCTGGTTGAACTTGCACTCCATCCAATCGCCAACTTCCCTGTACAGAGACTGACTGCAGCGTCAGCCAAATTGAAACTG TTTCCCAAGTTATTCGACGAGTTAGTCCAAGGCGTGGAGGCCATCTTGGCTGCAGGTCACATGGGTGTGATTGTGCAGCTGGCAGAAAGCTGTGCAGAAGCCGAAGAGCGCCAAGCAGAATTGATGCAGTGTTTACTCACG GCATTCCACTGCGCAGAACCTGGCAGCCGCCACGTCCACTGCCTGCCTCTCTTTATGTCCCTGCTCACCTACGATGTGTACTACCACTCTGACACAGCAGAGGGCGGTGTACAAACAGAG GTCCCTCTGTCATCCATCTGCTATCACGGCTCCCTGCTGGTGCAGGCCCTCGCCAAGTTCCAGGAACGCTCCATCCTCTTCGACAGTCTGCGCACGCTAACCCCAGCGGACCTCTTGACACTGGCGTCCAACTCCTTTGGCGGCCACGTCCTCCAGGCGCTCATCACCACATGCAGCGACAAGGCAAGAGGCAAGATCCTCAAGAGGCTGGAG GGTCATTTTGGTCAAATGGCATGCTCCAAGGTGGGTAGTCGAGTACTGGAGGCCATATGGAGCAGCGCGTCTGTCAGTCATAGGCAAAAGATTGCAGAAGAGCTTG TGTCAAATGAACACCAGCTGAGGTCAGATCAGTTTGCTCGCCATGTGTGGGCCAAATTTGCTCTTTCCCACTTTGGCAACAGAATGAAAAACTGGATGGAGATTCAAACCGGTCAGTTAAACAAGCGCGCACTGTTCAGTGATATTCTTGACTGA
- the dars2 gene encoding aspartate--tRNA ligase, mitochondrial, producing the protein MATTCRYMVRRTLCALGARGVSYRHLSSSSSQRKLIRRPQVRHLSCPDNSRLTGSSSLSFRSHTCGQLRSEHVGDKVTLCGWVQYLRQDLFVILRDFSGLTQVLIPQQESAHHLKEVLCNLTAESVIKVTGTVRQRPAGHENKGMPTGDVEVLAEHVEVFNVCQKLPFEIKDFVQKSESLRMQFRYLDLRSSRLQKNLRLRSQLVMKMREYLCNVHDFVDVETPTLFKRTPGGAKEFVVPSRDPGRFYALPQSPQQFKQLLMVAGIDRYFQVARCYRDEGSKPDRQPEFTQVDIEMSFVDQTGIMSLVEGLLKYSWPTEKGPLMVPFPTMTYKEAMRDYGVDKPDTRFDMKLMDLRDIFLSTNIGFFKSAVGKPGSSVLAICVPSGSELFTGKDLEELKQSSKTNFNQEVSVVLVREDGTLKSPLKKLLSASDTDALLRKTAAKPGDLLLIAAGPCELLRPMLGSLRLQCAELLECHGLTVRDSSAFYFLWVVDFPLFLPKEDNPEELESAHHPFTAPVAEDTQLLYTEPQKVRGQHYDLVLNGCEIGGGSIRIHKASEQRHVLKNILKEDLGVLSHLLEALDSGAPPHGGIALGLDRLVSIMVAASSIRDVIAFPKSFRGHDLMSRAPDVVSEEVLNSYHISVKKPTP; encoded by the exons ATGGCAACAACGTGCAGATACATGGTGCGGAGAACACTCTGTGCACTTGGAGCTCGTGGAGTTTCTTATCGGCACTTAAGTTCATCTTCAAGTCAAAGAAAGCTCATTCGGAGACCACAAGTCAGACACCTGAGCTGTCCTGACAATTCCCGTTTGACAG gGAGCAGCTCTTTGTCTTTTAGGAGTCATACCTGTGGACAACTAAGATCTGAGCATGTTGGTGACAAGGTCACATTGTGTGGATGGGTCCAATACCTGAG ACAGGACCTGTTTGTCATTCTCCGAGACTTCAGTGGCCTCACCCAAGTCCTTATACCTCAGCAGGAA AGTGCACACCATCTTAAAGAAGTACTGTGTAATCTCACAGCTGAGTCTGTCATCAAGGTTACTGGGACAGTTAGGCAACGGCCAGCGGGACATGAAAACAAG GGGATGCCAACTGGTGACGTTGAAGTCCTCGCTGAGCATGTGGAAGTTTTCAACGTGTGCCAGAAGTTGCCGTTTGAAATCAAAGACTTTGTTCAA AAATCAGAGTCTTTACGCATGCAGTTCCGTTACCTAGACCTGAGGTCTTCTCGCTTGCAGAAGAACCTCCGACTGAGGTCCCAACTCGTGATGAAGATGAGGGAATATCTTTGTAATGTACACG ATTTTGTTGATGTCGAAACACCGACATTGTTTAAAAGAACACCAGGG GGAGCCAAAGAGTTTGTGGTTCCATCCAGAGACCCGGGTCGTTTCTATGCCCTCCCTCAAAGTCCACAGCAGTTCAAGCAGCTTCTCATGGTGGCCGGAATTGACAG GTACTTCCAGGTTGCTCGCTGCTATCGAGACGAAGGCTCCAAACCAGATCGGCAGCCTGAGTTCACCCAG GTTGATATCGAAATGTCTTTTGTGGACCAGACGGGCATCATGTCCCTGGTGGAAGGTTTGTTGAAATACTCGTGGCCTACAGAGAAAGGCCCCCTCATGGTTCCTTTCCCAACCATGACATACAAAGAGGCCATGAGGGACTATGGGGTGGACAAACCTGATACAAGATTTGACATGAAG CTGATGGACCTCCGAGATATTTTCCTGTCCACAAATATTGGTTTCTTCAAATCAGCTGTTGGCAAACCCGGAAGCTCCGTTTTGGCCATCTGTGTCCCCAGTGGAAGT GAACTTTTTACTGGGAAAGATTTAGAAGAACTGAAACAATCATCGAAGACTAATTTTAACCAG GAGGTGAGTGTGGTGCTGGTCAGAGAAGATGGAACGCTGAAGTCTCCTCTGAAGAAATTGTTGTCTGCCTCTGACACTGATGCTCTACTGAGGAAGACTGCCGCCAAACCAGGCGACCTGCTACTGATAGCTGCTGGTCCTTGTGAACTTCTG cgCCCAATGCTTGGTAGTCTTCGTTTGCAGTGTGCGGAGCTCCTGGAGTGTCATGGCTTGACAGTCCGTGACTCATCGGCCTTTTATTTTCTGTGGGTGGTGGATTTCCCTCTCTTCTTGCCTAAAGAAGACAATCCGGAAGAGCTTGAGTCGGCCCATCATCCATTTACTGCTCCAGTGGCGGAAGACACCCAGTTGCTTTACACGGAGCCGCAAAAA gtTCGTGGCCAACACTACGACCTTGTGTTGAACGGCTGTGAGATTGGAGGCGGTTCAATTCGTATCCACAAGGCTTCAGAGCAACGTCACGTTTTAAAGAATATCCTCAAG GAGGATCTCGGTGTTCTTTCTCACCTGCTTGAGGCTTTGGACTCTGGCGCGCCGCCACATGGTGGTATTGCTCTTG GTTTGGACCGGCTGGTTTCCATCATGGTGGCTGCTTCCAGCATACGTGATGTCATCGCCTTCCCAAAGTCATTTCGTGGTCATGACCTCATGAGTCGCGCTCCAGACGTTGTGTCAGAGGAGGTGCTGAATTCCTACCATATTTCAGTCAAGAAGCCAACACCATGA
- the bpnt2 gene encoding inositol monophosphatase 3 yields MSPMGIRLSPFGVAVFCLLALGVFYHLYAGVISSRLAAFSRRSNINLRELLAVSVEAAVLGGKEVKKVRDENGLKEKSKGKTKEGAIELLTMGDLLSHRKMYNLIKNTFPEIKVNSEEHDNFVDKTLLWSRDIPADILEKIDGHKEVPPESVTVWIDPLDATQEYTETLVQYVTTMVCVAVGGQPVIGVIHQPFTGFTAWAAVNEGTNMFPRSSYNMDPPKVIVSRSHSGQVQNFIHDVFGNSTTIIAAGGAGYKVLSLLQMPSGDKEPMDQADVYVHITLIKKWDICAGAALLSALGGHMTTLEGEEIDYSDHPLNEGGLVASVGVDHQAIIKKLSKRKTNH; encoded by the exons ATGTCTCCGATGGGTATACGCTTGTCTCCTTTCGGTGTGGCCGTGTTCTGCCTTCTAGCACTCGGCGTCTTTTACCACCTTTACGCCGGTGTCATCTCCAGCAGACTGGCTGCTTTCAG CCGGAGGAGCAACATCAATCTGCGAGAACTTCTGGCTGTATCGGTGGAGGCGGCAGTTCTTGGAGGCAAAGAG GTGAAGAAGGTGCGTGATGAAAACGGTCTGAAGGAGAAATCGAAGGGGAAGACAAAGGAGGGTGCCATTGAGCTTCTTACCATGGGGGACTTGCTGTCACACAGAAAAATGTACAACCTTATTAAGAACACCTTCCCAGAGATCAAG gtGAACAGTGAGGAACATGACAACTTTGTGGATAAGACTTTATTGTGGAGTCGGGACATTCCAGCAGACATACTAGAAAAGATCGACGGACACAAGGAAGTCCCTCCTGAGAGCGTCACTGTGTGGATTGATCCTTTAGATGCCACACAGGAATACACAG AAACCCTGGTCCAGTATGTGACGACAATGGTATGCGTGGCTGTTGGCGGTCAACCAGTCATTGGTGTCATACACCAGCCATTCACTGGCTTCACTG CCTGGGCAGCTGTGAATGAGGGAACCAATATGTTTCCTCGCTCATCCTACAACATGGACCCTCCTAAAGTAATCGTGTCCCGTTCCCACTCGGGACAAGTGCAAAACTTCATTCATGATGTTTTTGGAAACAGCACCACAATTATAGCAGCAGGAGGAGCAG GGTATAAGGTCCTGTCACTCTTGCAGATGCCTTCAGGTGATAAAGAGCCCATGGACCAAGCAGATGTTTACGTCCACATCACCCTGATTAAGAAGTGGGACATATGTGCTGGTGCGGCGCTACTTTCGGCACTCG GTGGCCACATGACAACTTTGGAGGGCGAGGAAATTGACTACAGTGACCATCCGCTGAATGAAGGAGGACTGGTGGCCAGTGTAGGTGTTGACCATCAGGCCATCATAAAGAAGCTGTCAAAACGGAAGACTAATCATTAA